A window of the Aquimarina spinulae genome harbors these coding sequences:
- a CDS encoding IPT/TIG domain-containing protein has translation MKTIKNSIVLLLILVLASCSSDDNGNTPVVSPPPVATLSSINPISGPKTTIVTINGNNFGEDISKVQVFFNEKEGTTQSVNNNQIRAIVPARAFTGLVTLSINGTTLTGPEFTYTVTEVDVSTIAGSTQGYTDGAGTVAQFNNPTGITVDADGNLYVVDIQNHKIRKITAQGVVSTLAGNTRGNADGTGSMAQFNFPTGIAIDTEGNLYVADTWNHAIRKITPQGIVSTIAGSAPGFADGTGTMAQFNFPHGLVTDTLGNIFVADSGNDKIRKITPQGVVSTIAGSTTGYADGTGGMAQFNFPTGIAIDKNDTLYIVERGNNKVRKITPQGVVSTFAGNTSGFADGNGTAAQFNSPTGIIVDTAGVIYVADNGNDKIRKITPQGVVTTLVGSTSGFADGTAVSAQFNSPFDVTIDTDNHLYVSDSSNDKIRKITQE, from the coding sequence ATGAAAACAATAAAAAACAGTATAGTTCTATTGCTAATACTAGTGCTAGCAAGTTGTAGTAGTGATGATAATGGCAATACACCAGTAGTATCACCACCACCAGTAGCAACTCTAAGTAGTATAAACCCCATCAGTGGCCCAAAAACTACTATTGTAACTATCAACGGCAATAATTTTGGTGAAGATATTAGCAAGGTACAAGTATTTTTTAATGAAAAAGAAGGTACTACACAATCAGTAAATAATAACCAAATTAGGGCAATTGTACCTGCCAGAGCATTTACAGGTCTGGTAACCCTATCTATAAATGGCACAACACTTACCGGCCCAGAATTTACCTATACTGTTACCGAAGTAGATGTAAGCACTATAGCAGGTAGTACTCAAGGTTATACAGATGGAGCTGGTACCGTGGCCCAATTTAATAACCCTACTGGTATTACAGTAGATGCAGATGGCAATCTATATGTTGTAGACATACAGAACCATAAAATTAGAAAGATCACAGCTCAAGGAGTAGTAAGTACCCTAGCTGGTAATACTCGAGGCAATGCAGATGGAACCGGTAGTATGGCTCAGTTTAATTTCCCTACGGGTATTGCAATAGATACAGAAGGCAATCTATATGTGGCCGATACCTGGAACCACGCAATAAGAAAAATCACGCCTCAAGGAATAGTAAGTACTATCGCAGGAAGTGCTCCTGGTTTTGCCGATGGAACTGGTACTATGGCTCAGTTCAATTTTCCTCATGGGCTTGTAACAGATACTCTAGGAAATATATTTGTTGCTGATTCTGGGAACGATAAAATAAGAAAAATTACACCACAAGGAGTAGTAAGTACCATAGCAGGTAGTACTACAGGTTATGCAGATGGAACTGGTGGTATGGCTCAATTTAATTTCCCTACAGGTATTGCAATAGATAAGAATGACACCTTATATATAGTAGAACGGGGTAATAATAAAGTACGAAAAATCACGCCTCAAGGAGTAGTGAGCACTTTCGCAGGAAACACCTCTGGTTTTGCTGATGGCAATGGCACTGCAGCCCAATTTAACTCCCCTACAGGCATTATCGTCGATACAGCTGGAGTTATCTATGTTGCTGATAATGGGAATGACAAGATAAGAAAAATCACACCGCAAGGAGTAGTTACTACTCTGGTAGGAAGTACCTCTGGTTTTGCAGATGGCACAGCAGTATCCGCTCAGTTTAATTCTCCATTTGATGTTACAATAGATACCGATAATCATCTTTATGTTTCCGATTCCAGCAATGATAAAATTCGAAAAATCACGCAAGAATGA